One segment of Neodiprion fabricii isolate iyNeoFabr1 chromosome 1, iyNeoFabr1.1, whole genome shotgun sequence DNA contains the following:
- the LOC124178214 gene encoding FAD-linked sulfhydryl oxidase ALR — MVFDKPCRTCTDFKTWAKLQKETFDSEQKTEQKVKEAQGSAHQVESTGATNRRNDCPLDKDELGSKTWAFLHTMAAYYPDKPTSEQKTDMKNFFTIFSKFYPCNTCAEDLQVQLKKSPPQTESQHQLSQWLCNIHNQVNEKLAKPSFDCNLVNQRWRDGWLNGSCD; from the exons ATGGTTTTCGACAAGCCCTGTAGAACTTGTACAGATTTTAAAACATGGGCAAAATTACAGAAGGAAACATTCGATTCAGAACAA AAAACAGAACAAAAGGTGAAAGAGGCTCAGGGCTCTGCGCACCAGGTAGAGTCTACAGGAGCAACAAATAGGCGCAATGATTGTCCTCTTGATAAAGATGAGCTAGGTTCTAAAACGTGGGCTTTTCTGCATACGATGGCTGCCTACTATCCTGATAAACCAACGAGCGAGCAAAAGACGGACATGAAGAACTTCTTCActatattttccaagttttaTCCATGTAATACATGCGCAGAGGATTTGCAGGTGCAACTGAAAAAGTCACCACCACAAACTGAGTCCCAGCATCAACTGAGCCAATGGCTTTGCAATATACACAATCAagtcaatgaaaaattagcaAAGCCTTCCTTCGATTGTAATTTAGTTAATCAAAGATGGCGAGATGGATGGTTGAATGGTTCTTGTGACTGA
- the LOC124178198 gene encoding ribosomal RNA-processing protein 7 homolog A — protein MTVNKQMTKGYKVFWIRYGEPNSERHQIFIKEHSLRKQEPQYPKGRTLFVLNISPYISADSITNAFAERCGPVKSVTFAPRHEESQNGFKVCYIVFEKESGLDKALLLPENYVLLLKSTEDSTTGIIKWCKQYNNSVCDEEKTQKEIEEYMHGYDQRVANRLMEASAKAENRGNPDGWTVVTGTKKRGQRALLRKESAIGKVRQKQAKSNEKKQLLNFYTFQIRESKKQNLAELRKKFEQDKEKLQQLKIKRTFKPF, from the exons ATGACAGTGAACAAGCAAATGACTAAAGGATATAAAG TGTTTTGGATTCGatacggagagccgaactcaGAGCGGCATCAGATATTCATAAAGGAGCACTCCTTGAGGAAACAGGAGCCTCAATACCCAAAGGGACGCACGCTGTTTGTACTAAACATCTCACCCTACATCAGCGCTGATAGTATTACGAATGCATTTGCAGAGAGATGCGGTCCTGTCAAATCTGTGACATTTGCACCAAGGCATGAAGAATCTCAAAACGGATTCAAAGTCTGCTATATTGTCTTTGAAAAAGAATCTGGCTTAGACAAAGCTTTATTATTGCCTGAAAATTATGTCTTATTGTTGAAATCTACAGAAGATTCTACTACCGGTATTATAA AATGGTGCAAGCAGTATAACAACTCTGTATGTGATGAGGAAAAGACTCAAAAAGAAATCGAGGAATATATGCATGGCTACGACCAGCGTGTAGCTAATAGATTAATGGAAGCGAGCGCAAAAGCAGAGAATAGAGGGAATCCAGATGGGTGGACTGTTGTCACTGGTACAAAAAAGCGAGGTCAACGCGCATTGTTACGAAAAGAATCAGCCATCGGAAAGGTTCGACAAAAACAGGCGAAGAGCAATGAAAAGAAGCAGCTACTTAACTTCTACACCTTCCAAATTcgtgaatcgaaaaaacaaa aTTTAGCAGAGCTGCGCAAAAAATTCGAGCAAGATAAAGAGAAGTTGCAACAGCTCAAAATTAAGAGAACTTTTAAACCGTTTTAA